One Cryptomeria japonica chromosome 9, Sugi_1.0, whole genome shotgun sequence genomic window carries:
- the LOC131032993 gene encoding MYB31 transcription factor31-like: MASGSDLKKGYWTKEEDSLLKQHIQRHGEGRWSDIPKTAGLLRCGRSCRLRWLNHLRPNVKHGNISQDEEELIIRLQKLLGNRWSLIAGRIPGRTDNEVKNYWYSRLKHRVLGNKVTRPLVTRLTAKPLNNPDKSSLPTEIESEKIAAIWKDTRTEAQEQHIGEENENPSKFHAIERDGIPSCQSASFADELLSPFNFYLFEETIPLLDLRCEQWL, translated from the exons ATGGCTAGCGGCTCAGATTTGAAGAAGGGGTATTGGACAAAAGAGGAAGACAGTCTTCTCAAACAACATATCCAACGTCACGGGGAAGGTCGCTGGAGTGACATTCCTAAAACAGCAG GTTTGTTGCGATGTGGCCGGAGTTGCAGGTTACGGTGGTTGAATCATCTTCGCCCAAATGTAAAGCATGGAAACATTTCACAGGACGAAGAGGAGCTTATCATAAGGCTGCAAAAACTTCTTGGGAACAG ATGGTCATTGATTGCGGGTCGGATACCTGGAAGAACAGACAACGAGGTGAAGAACTACTGGTATAGCCGGTTGAAACATAGGGTGCTCGGCAATAAAGTAACAAGACCTTTGGTTACCAGATTAACTGCTAAACCTTTAAACAATCCAGACAAGTCTAGTCTGCCCACAGAAATTGAATCTGAAAAAATTGCAGCAATATGGAAAGACACGCGTACAGAAGCACAAGAGCAGCATATTGGAGAAGAAAACGAGAATCCATCTAAATTTCATGCAATTGAAAGAGATGGCATCCCAAGCTGTCAATCCGCCTCTTTTGCTGATGAGCTGTTGTCACCTTTTAATTTCTATTTGTTTGAAGAGACAATCCCCCTCCTTGACTTGCGTTGTGAACAATGGTTGTGA